From the Kallotenue papyrolyticum genome, the window CGCTGGCCCGCAGCTGCTCCAGCAGCGGGTGGGGATGGAGCAGCGTGGCCGGTTCAGCCGCAACCAGGATCAGCGTGCCACCGGCGCGGACCCATGCCAGCGTGGCCGCGGCTTCTTCAGGAGTGAAGGGGCGCTCCCGTGGTGCGAGGACGAAGAGCGCGTGCGCTGCGTCGGGCACGGACCAGTCGCTGAACTCCAGCCGCTGGGTGTCGTAGCCGAGTGCCTCCAGCCAGCGCAGCAGGGCATAGGCGCCATCACCGGCTGTGGAGCGCGTCGAACCGCGTTGTCCGACAAGCTCGGCTTGCCGGCGGGCCGGTCCCCAGATGGTGAAGCCGATCAGGACGCCAAACAGCACGATGATCAGCACTAGCTCGCGCCAGCGACTCACGGCTCGCGCTCCTCCTCGCGCAGGGCCTGGACCTGCTGCTGGTAGGCACGGTAGCTGGCGCTATCCAGCGGCCGCAGGCCATACCAGACCCGCTCAAAGGTATGGACCACCGGCCGGAGGCGCTGATACAGCGCGGGATCGTTGCGCGCCTGCTCCAACACCTCGCGGTTGGTGAGCGAGCGGTCGTAGCGCAGCCGTTTGCGCTCGTCCAGCCAAAGCAAGGCTGAGAGATACAGGTAGCGCACGGCAGAGCGGTAATCGCCCTGCTGCGCCAGCGCCTGCGCGCGATCCAGAGCGGTCTCAGCGCCGAGGCGCTCCTGGTCAGCGGCAGCCTGAGCGCGCAGATGGGCATCGCGCACCAGCGTGCGCCGCACGCTGCGCACGGCATAGATCACCAGCGCCAGCACCAGCAGCAGGCCCAGCGCCAGCAGCAGCGCGCCGAGCGGCGAGATGCGGCTCCAGGGTACGCTGCCGGCGCTCCTTCCCGGCGTAGGCACCGGCACGCGGCGCAGCAGCCATTCGATCGCGTCGAGCAGCGCCTGGCCGACGGCGTTCCAGAAGCGCGTCCAGAACGATGGCGCCTCCCGATCGGCAAAGGGCGGTTGCGCCAGAATCTGGTCCAGACGCGCCAGTGCGTCGGGTGGCGGTGAGACCGTGGGCTGTCCCAGTGCATCGAGGATCGCACCCAGGCGTGCGCTGATCATGCGCAGGTCTGGTGGCTCGCTCGCCAGCGCCTTCTGCAGCCAGGTATTATCCACCGGCACGCGACTGCCATCGGCGAGGTGCACCTCGCGGATAGCGACCAACTGCGTCGCCACATCATCCAGCCCGATGCGGTCGGCGCGCGAGGCGGCGGCATAGGCCTGCCGCACCAAGCGCTCGTACTCTTCGGGCGAGGCCGGCGGTTGCTGGGCTGCGACCGGACGGTTGAGCAGCAGCATGAGGCAGGCGCCTAGCAACCACGCACCAGTGCGACGCATATCATCCCGCTGATGGCGCAGCCGGCCCGACCAGCAAGCTACCGGCCTGCTGCTCCAGGTCGAAGCCCTCTTTGCGCACGCGTAGATCGAAATAGATCAGGGTATAGGCGATCATGGTGAACGGCAGCACCACAACGTTGAGCAGCGTGGATACGACGGCGCTGATCAGAAACTGCACTTCTGGCTGATCCTGAAGCAGCAGGGTGATCGGCGTCACGATGATCAAGGCGGGCACGACCGAGATCAACCAGGTGATCAGGGTGATTAACAGCAGGAGCCCCAGCACGCGCCAGAAGAACCCGGCGGTGAGCTGCCAGCTGCGCCGTAGGCTGTCGATCGCGCCGACGCCTTCGACCATAACTGCCTGGGAGGTAAACAGCAGTCGTGGCACAAAGAGTAACAGGCCGACCCCCAGTACGATCACCAGAACGATCGAGCAGAGCACGGCGCCGAGCGTGCCGGCGGTGCCGGCCGTATCGCCGAGCGCATCACTGCTGGCTGCGAGGACCACAAGGCTCACAATCATGCCGACAAAGACGCCGACGACCAGCAGACTGGCCAACGACAGCAGCAGACGCGCGCCGACCAGGCTCCCCAGGCGACGGAAGGCTGCCCTGAAGCTGCCGCTGAGGCTGATCGGTCGCGCTAGGTAGCGCTGCGCGACGGCGAAGGTTAGCGCGCCCTCGAGCAATGGTAGAAAGACGATCGCATACAGCAGGCTTACCAGCAGCGAGCTGCCGGTTGAGAACGCCAACGTCCCCAGCCAAGCCGCAGGAGACTCCACGCCGGAAGGATCGAAGGGAGTGGTGGGGTCTTGCGCACGCCCAGCCAGACGCTGGAGCGGCAGTTGCAGCAGGGAGCTGATCAGCATGTAGGGCACCTGCACCAGCGCCGTGATCGCCAGCAGGCTAAGCAGGTTGTTGCGGTAGAGGCGAAAAGCTTCGTCCAAAAGCTCGCCGGCCGAGAGTGGCCGGAGGCGCGAACCTGTGACCATACGCGGCTCTCCCTCTGCTGTGTCGCTTCTGGCGCCGGCGCGCCGACATCTACGCCTATGGTACGGGCGCATGACCGGCAGGGTTGCCGGGTCGCGCCAGGGCGATTGTAGCACCCGAACGGGCGGTTGTGTAGTCCTCCTGACGGCCGATTGCCGCGCCTCCACCTAGCTCAACAGTGTTGCGACGACGCGCTCCCAGCGGATATGGGCCACGCGCGTCGGGTTGTCCTGGCCCAGGCGGCACGCCAGCGCCGGATCCGCTAGCCGCTCGAGCTGTTCGGCCAGCGCGCCGGGCGTCGGCGCGGCGATCAGCCCGCTCTCGTCGTGGCGCACGAACTCCAGCACGCCGCCCGCGTCGCTGGTAGTCAGCACTGGCTTGCCGGCGGCAAATGCCTCGATCGTGGCAAAGCCGTAGTCTTCGTCTACGGGCGCGTAATAGACTGCCCGACAGCGCGCAAACAGATCAACGGCGGTGGCGTCGTCCACGAAGCCGGCGAACCGGACGCGCTGCGTCAGGCCGAGGCGGCGCGTGAGCTGTTGCAGCTCGGCCAGCGCGGGGCCACGCCCGGCGATGATCGCCCGCAGCTCGCTGCGCGACTCGGCGAGCGCCCGGAGTAGCAGATCAATGCGCTTGGCGCGATCCAGCCGTGCGATCGACAGGATGTACGGCTCCGACGGCCCCGGCTGCAAACGAGGCATGAGCGGACTAGGTGGATAGAGCGGCGTGGCCTGCAGGCCGTTGAAGCGCTTGAGGCGCGCAGCAACGTTGCGCGAGATGGCGAAGAGCCGCCGCGCCTCGCCCAGCGTGCGGCGATCCAGCCGCTGCAGGACGCGCCGCAGTTCGGCATCACCCGGCTGCGCGCCCCAGTCCGAGAGCGTGGTGCCGTACCAGTCGTAGGCCTGGCGGTGCTGATGCACCAGCCAGACGATCTTGCGCGGGTGGCGCGCGGCGTAGGACGGAAACTTGGTGGCGATGATCGCATCCACGGGCCGGCCATCGACCTGGGTTAGATCGAGCAGCCGCCAGGCCAGCGCGCTGGTGATCAAGTTCGGGCGCGGTGTCCAGCTCGCCGGCAAGGCCACGATCTCGGCCTGGTGGCCGTGCTCGCGCAGCGCCGCGCACAGTCCTTCGCTCAACAGCTCCGCGCCGCCGCGCGCAAACGGCACCTGAGTTGTACAGACCAAAAGACGCATGGTGTGTTGGATCGGCGACGTCTCCGGGCTGCCATCGCAACCCTGCTGCCCCCACCGATGGCTTGACCCGTCGTGCCTACGGATGCTAAAGTTGTTATACCATGAGCTGTCGAGCGCGCCCGGCAACAGGCCATGGTTTCATCTCCCCATGCGGCATGGGAGCCTGCCGATTGAGGGTGAAGAGATGGAGCAGCCTGACTCATCGGCACAGATGCCGCGATCATACACCACGTTGTACGCGGACACCGTTGTTCGTCCCAGCCAACATACGCTTCCACCCCCCAGAGGCATCGAGCGTAAGGTGTTGCAGCGCCACCTTGAGCAGGCGCTCCGGCGACCAATCACCCTAGTGATGGCCGCGGCGGGCATGGGTAAGACACAGGCACTTGCTCGCTATGTTCGCTCCCAGCGTTGGGCCATTCCGATCTGGTACACCCTCCACAGCGATGATGCCATGCCGCAAACCATGCTGGCACGGCTGTGCTGGGCGCTGGCTACGGCGGTGCCGGCCTTGCGTGAACCGCTAGAGCAGTACAACTCCGCGCTCTACAGCGGGCGCGGTGATTGGTCCACACTCCTCGATCGCTGGCTCGATGTCCTGCACCAGAGCCCACAGCCGATCCTGCTCTGTCTGGATGCTTGCGCAGCAGCGCAGCAACCACCGGCCACATTGATCAGCCGGCTGCTAGGCCGGTTACATCCACGGCTCCATCTGGTGGTGACCTGCCGAACCAGACCGGACGATGCCTGGTGGGCGACCTGCGCGCGGCTGTGGCAGCGCGGCCAGTTGACGTTGCTGACCAACGATCTGTTCCGTTTTTCGCTGGACGAAGTCGAGGAGCTGTGTCGGCTGTACGGGTACACCGCCTCACAGCATGATGTCGCCAGCCTGCAACGACTCACGGATGGCTGGGCCTACCTGCTCGACGCTGCGTTGCGCAGCCATCAGGGACAAGCGCTGGACGTTGTGTTGGCGAGTCTGTCCACCATCGAACGGAGCTCGGAGCTGGATGCATGGTTCCATGCGCAGTTGGCAGCAGCATGCGGAGCGGATGAATTGGAGCAGGTGATCTGCAGTGCTGTTCCCGAGTACCTGACGCCGACAACGATCGCCAGCGTATGCGGCGTACAGCAGGAGTACGCTGCGCTGGAGCGTTGGGCGTCGATCATCCCCATGCTCCATGCTGTTGGGCCGCAGACCTACGCCTATCACCCCCTGTTTCGTGATTTTTTGCGCCGGCAGTTCCTGCGCCTGCCGCAGGCGCGGCGGCTGGAGGTGGTCCGGGCAAGTGCCACGGCAGCGGCCGCCGGTGGCGACTGGCCCGAGGCGCTGGCAATCCTTCAGGCCCACGCTGATTGGCCGGAACTGTGTCGCCTGCTCCAGCCACGTGCGGCGGAATTGGCGCGCGATGTACGTCTCGACAGCCTGTTGACGGATGCCATCGCGCGCTTGCCCCACATCGAGCTGTGCTTTGATACGCCATGGCTCTTGTGTTATCAGGCGCTCGAACGCCGTCTGGTGCGTGGTGATTACGTTGCTGCCCGCCGGCTGGCGCAGGTGGCGATGGAGCAGTTCGAGCGATTGGGCGATGGCGATGGGTATGCCTATGCCCTGGCCAGTGTTGCGATTGCGCGTTATCACCTGGGGCAGTATGCAGCTGCACTTGCCGAACTGGATGCTCGTCCCTGGGTCGAGGATCCGACGTGCAGAGCGGCGCTTTCCTTTGCCGCTTATCTGAACTACCTTGGCCTGGATCAACTGGAGCAGGCGATTCGAGCAGCCCATTGCGGCTTGCACGCTCTCGAATATGAGCCACGCGAAGCGCGACGCATCCACTGGCGGATTGTGCTGCAACGTAATCTTGTCGCAGCCTACCACTTCCGCGGCGAGCTTGCTGCTGCGCGCCGCGCGGGAGAAGAGGCCGTCGCGCTCGCCGAACGTCACTTCGCGACGGAAGGCTTCTATGCATGGAGCCTCTACGAACTGGGATTGCTCGAGCAACGCGCGGGACGGCTCGACCTGGCGCTGACGCTGTTGCAACAGGCACGGACGCATCTTGAACAGACAACCCGCTATGACGTACTCTGGCGCTGGATCCTTGTAGCCCAGGGCCATACCCTGCGTGACATGGGCGACCTCGCAGCGGCTGATGAGCGATACGGGCTTGGCGGCTGGGGTGAAGGTGAAGATGGGCCGTTGATGCTCTGGCTGTTGCAAGGACGGTATGCGGAAGCGCGCTATGCGGCAGAATCCCGCCTCACGACCGGCATGATCGAATCACCGATTGAGCGGACTAATCTGGGCGTTCTACTCGCGCTGCTTGATCTTGAACATGGCGCAACACCTGAGATCTGCCGGCGATTGCGTGCCGCTGCTGAGCAGTATCAGATGTATGGCTTCCGCTACACACGCGCGAGCCTGCTGTTGCATCTGGCTGCCGCTGAGTATGAGCTCGGCAACACCGCGGCTGCCGATCAGCCATTGGCCGAAGCGCTGAGCTTCGCCGCTGCCCAGGGATACCTCAACTTTGACTGGTGGCATCCAGAACGGATGCAACGTCTGCTCCACCATGCCTGTGCAGCGGGCATTGAACCCGTGTACAGTGCCAGACTGCGGCAGGAACGAGGACTCGCTGCTCCGCCCGACTCCGAAAAAGCTGCCGTAACGAAGGTGATGGTAGCACCGGCCAGCGTGCCACCAGCCACGACACGGCTGGCGATCAACTGTCTGGGGCAGTTCAGGGTCTGCCTCGATGATGACCCGCTGCCGCGTGAGCGCTGGCAGGGGTATCCAGCCGGCGCGCTCCGGATGCAACGGCTGTTGGTGTACCTGGCTCAGCACCGTCATCCGCAGCCGATGAGCGCCATCGCGCGGTATGTCTGGCCGGACCGGTGGGATTGCATCGACGTTGCGACCAATTTTCACCTGACACTAGCCGGGCTACGTCGTGTTTTGGAGCCCGATCTTGCGCAGGGACGTGTTTCACGGTTTGTGCTGACCGCCTCGGAAGGGTATCTTCTGCATCCGGATTTACAAGTCGAGCTGGACCTCAATGCGTTTCAAACCAGCATCCGCAGCGGGTGGTCCGCGCATGCCGAGGGCCGGCGTGAAGCAGCGCGCAGCGCATTTCTGCACGCCGAGCAGCTCTACCAGGGAGATTTCGCCCTGGCGAAGTCCGATCCAGGGGAAGGCGAGGCGTATCGCCGTGCGTTCCTCCAAGCAATCTATTGGCTGGCTGAGGACGATCTTGGCTGCGGCCAGGCCGCAGCTTGTATTGCCCGCGCCCAGCGCATCCTGCGTGAAGATCCCTGGCATACTGGAGCAGCAGCCCTGCTCCTCAAGGCCTATCTCGCGGCTGGGAACCGGCGTGCCGCGCGCCGGTACTATGAACGACTGATGAGGCTTCACGACACGCTGCCGCCAGAGATCGTTTACATTGCCAAGACGCATAGATTGTAAAGGCTGCTTGAGTCACCACCTTCATCGAACCCGCGACTGGTAGAGTCACACAGCGCCGCCGACTTGTGGCTCGGCGGCGCGCTGCCTGGGATGCGCGCCTCTCTTGGATTCCCGCCCATATCCACCTGCGTTCCTAAGGCTGCAATCATCTCCTTACCAAAATGGACCAGAAGTGCTCGAATCCCTTAGTGATTCCCTAAGAGCCGATATGCTAGGCTGAGGCTATGAGGGCAATGAGCGAGAGCCCTAGGCATAAAGCTCCGTGCCTCTAGGTACTCTTCACCGGAAAGGCTTGATTACCGGACCTCCATCAGTATTGCTAGATGTTTCAAAATGATCGAGGTGTCTCGCCTTCGGCAGATGGTTTACCCAACCTACTCAATGCGGGGGTTAATCATGTTTCGCCCACGTACTCGAATGGCATCTATGGGCCTTATCACGATGGCGATAGGGCTCGTACTTTCACTGTTAGGCAACCCTTCTACACAAATTCTGGCTCAGACTACGCTAGCGAATTATGATCTGCTTTTCACCATCCCCGTTGGTGAGG encodes:
- a CDS encoding BTAD domain-containing putative transcriptional regulator, giving the protein MLQRHLEQALRRPITLVMAAAGMGKTQALARYVRSQRWAIPIWYTLHSDDAMPQTMLARLCWALATAVPALREPLEQYNSALYSGRGDWSTLLDRWLDVLHQSPQPILLCLDACAAAQQPPATLISRLLGRLHPRLHLVVTCRTRPDDAWWATCARLWQRGQLTLLTNDLFRFSLDEVEELCRLYGYTASQHDVASLQRLTDGWAYLLDAALRSHQGQALDVVLASLSTIERSSELDAWFHAQLAAACGADELEQVICSAVPEYLTPTTIASVCGVQQEYAALERWASIIPMLHAVGPQTYAYHPLFRDFLRRQFLRLPQARRLEVVRASATAAAAGGDWPEALAILQAHADWPELCRLLQPRAAELARDVRLDSLLTDAIARLPHIELCFDTPWLLCYQALERRLVRGDYVAARRLAQVAMEQFERLGDGDGYAYALASVAIARYHLGQYAAALAELDARPWVEDPTCRAALSFAAYLNYLGLDQLEQAIRAAHCGLHALEYEPREARRIHWRIVLQRNLVAAYHFRGELAAARRAGEEAVALAERHFATEGFYAWSLYELGLLEQRAGRLDLALTLLQQARTHLEQTTRYDVLWRWILVAQGHTLRDMGDLAAADERYGLGGWGEGEDGPLMLWLLQGRYAEARYAAESRLTTGMIESPIERTNLGVLLALLDLEHGATPEICRRLRAAAEQYQMYGFRYTRASLLLHLAAAEYELGNTAAADQPLAEALSFAAAQGYLNFDWWHPERMQRLLHHACAAGIEPVYSARLRQERGLAAPPDSEKAAVTKVMVAPASVPPATTRLAINCLGQFRVCLDDDPLPRERWQGYPAGALRMQRLLVYLAQHRHPQPMSAIARYVWPDRWDCIDVATNFHLTLAGLRRVLEPDLAQGRVSRFVLTASEGYLLHPDLQVELDLNAFQTSIRSGWSAHAEGRREAARSAFLHAEQLYQGDFALAKSDPGEGEAYRRAFLQAIYWLAEDDLGCGQAAACIARAQRILREDPWHTGAAALLLKAYLAAGNRRAARRYYERLMRLHDTLPPEIVYIAKTHRL
- a CDS encoding glycosyltransferase family 4 protein is translated as MRLLVCTTQVPFARGGAELLSEGLCAALREHGHQAEIVALPASWTPRPNLITSALAWRLLDLTQVDGRPVDAIIATKFPSYAARHPRKIVWLVHQHRQAYDWYGTTLSDWGAQPGDAELRRVLQRLDRRTLGEARRLFAISRNVAARLKRFNGLQATPLYPPSPLMPRLQPGPSEPYILSIARLDRAKRIDLLLRALAESRSELRAIIAGRGPALAELQQLTRRLGLTQRVRFAGFVDDATAVDLFARCRAVYYAPVDEDYGFATIEAFAAGKPVLTTSDAGGVLEFVRHDESGLIAAPTPGALAEQLERLADPALACRLGQDNPTRVAHIRWERVVATLLS
- a CDS encoding glycerophosphoryl diester phosphodiesterase membrane domain-containing protein; translation: MVTGSRLRPLSAGELLDEAFRLYRNNLLSLLAITALVQVPYMLISSLLQLPLQRLAGRAQDPTTPFDPSGVESPAAWLGTLAFSTGSSLLVSLLYAIVFLPLLEGALTFAVAQRYLARPISLSGSFRAAFRRLGSLVGARLLLSLASLLVVGVFVGMIVSLVVLAASSDALGDTAGTAGTLGAVLCSIVLVIVLGVGLLLFVPRLLFTSQAVMVEGVGAIDSLRRSWQLTAGFFWRVLGLLLLITLITWLISVVPALIIVTPITLLLQDQPEVQFLISAVVSTLLNVVVLPFTMIAYTLIYFDLRVRKEGFDLEQQAGSLLVGPAAPSAG
- a CDS encoding DUF4129 domain-containing protein, with the protein product MLLLNRPVAAQQPPASPEEYERLVRQAYAAASRADRIGLDDVATQLVAIREVHLADGSRVPVDNTWLQKALASEPPDLRMISARLGAILDALGQPTVSPPPDALARLDQILAQPPFADREAPSFWTRFWNAVGQALLDAIEWLLRRVPVPTPGRSAGSVPWSRISPLGALLLALGLLLVLALVIYAVRSVRRTLVRDAHLRAQAAADQERLGAETALDRAQALAQQGDYRSAVRYLYLSALLWLDERKRLRYDRSLTNREVLEQARNDPALYQRLRPVVHTFERVWYGLRPLDSASYRAYQQQVQALREEEREP